The DNA window GCGGACGGCCCCGACGCTGACGCCCTCGCGGCGGCCGGTCGGGATGTAGGTCGCGTCGCGCAGCAGGTCGAACGACGGCGCCGCGACGTAGGACTGCAGCGCGAGCTCGGTGCCCAGCCGGTCGCGGGGGTCGAACCGGAGCCCGGCCTCCTGCCAGAACGAGCGCCGGAGCATCCGGTTGCCGACCCCGAGGTCGGTGATCGCGACCGGGGTCTCGGCCAGGGTGGTGCCGCGGATCTCGGTCTGGTGGGCGGCCTCGAACGGCGACTCGACCGAGGCGTTCAGGGACAGCGGTGGCTCGATCCGGCCCACGGCCATCGCCGACCCGGTGTCCTCGAGGCACAGCACGAGCCGCTCGATCGCGTGCCCGGCCAGGTCGTCGCCTCCCCGGGCGAAGACGAGGTAGCCGTCGCGGGCCCGAGCGGCACCGGCGTTCCAGGCGGACGCGAGGTCCGCGGCCGGCGACTCGATGCGGATGCGCCAGTCCTCGGCGGCCTGCTCGCGGGCCGCCGCCAGCGCTCCGGCCGCCGGTCCGTAGGGCACGACGAGGACGTCGAGGTTGCGGTGGCTCTGGCCCCGGATCGACTTCAGGCAGGGGACGATGCGGCGGGTCTCGGAGTCGCTGACCGCGACCACGATCGTGACGCGCGGCCCCTGCCAACGACCTCGGAGGGCCCGGGTGGTCCGGCCCAGTGGTCCCCGGACGGCGGGCGGGGCGGCACGACCGATCCGCACGAGCGTGCGCTCGAGCCGTTGCCGTGAACGCACCCAGGTCTCCTTCCGTCCGCAAGCCCCACGATCGTATCGGGACCGCTGCCGTCGGCTACGCCGAGGTGGACCCCGGCGCAGCAGGTGGCGGAAGGGTGACCGGTCCCGTCAGGGAAGCGGCTCGCCGATGGGCATCTCGGCGATCTGCATGAAGTGGTCGGACGCCACGTTGACCGCCTTGGTGTAGGCCAGGTTCTTGTACCAGTACGACCCCTTGAGGGGGCCCTTGCTCATGATGTAGTCGCGACGGAGCGGCTCGGCCACGACCGGGAAGTCGAAGTCGTTGGTGCTCGGGTACTGGCCGTTCATGACGTCGTTGGTCGCGAGGGAGTCGTACCAGCCGGACTGGATCAGGAGGCGGTGGACCGCGTTGTCGGGCGGCGTGTAGATCGTGGAGTTCAGGTCACCGGCGAGGAAGACCTGCTCCGAGGGGCGCGCCGCCTGGAAGTCCGCGACCTTGTCCAGGATGGCGTTGGCCTGCTTCAGGCGGGCCTTCGTGTACTTGCCCGTGGTGCCCTTCGGGTCGTTCCCGGTCGACAGGTGCGCGGAGATGAAGGTGAAGGTGATGTTGGTCGAGCGCTGCCGGAACCGCGCCCACGAGGTCCAGCAGGTGTCGGAGGCGGCCACGCCCTCGACGTGGAAGAAGCCCTGGTCGAGCAGCTCGTACTCGCTGTTCTTGTAGAGGATGCGGGTCCCCTGGCGACCGTTGCCCGGCTGCGTGGCCGTCTTGAAGGGCAGCGAGTTGGCCAGCTGCCAGTCGGCGGCGGGGTAGAGGGCGGCGAGACGGTTCTCGATCCGGTTGTACTGCCGCTCGTTCTCGTTGCTGTAGCCGACGTCGTCGCTGCCGCTGGCCTCCTGGATCGAGACCACCCCGGCACCGCTGTCGTTGATCGTGGGGTAGACGTAGTCCTGACGGTTCGCCCACGAGTACGGCTCCGACTTGCTCTTCTCCACGTTCCAGGAGCGCACGTTGAACGTGCCGAGCACGGCCGTGCCGGTCGCGGTCGGGGTGACCGTCACCGGGGCCTTGATCCACTTGGTGGGGGCCTTGCCGACCGGGCCGTACTTCTTCTTGCGCACCATCTTGACCTGCACGAAGGTGAAGGCACCGGACGCCGGCGTGACCAGGCTGGCGTGCGGCACCACGATGCTCCGGCGCTTGTTCTTCAGCTTGTAGAGACGCGTGTGCTGCTCCATGGTGCGTCCGGTGGAGGTGCGGACCTCCCAGCGGACGATCCGCTTCGTCTTGGTGGTCGTCTTCCACGTCACCTTGATGGTGCCGGCAGCCGTGTTCCGGAGACCCACCTCGAGGTAGCCGGTGGGCTCGACGAAGCCCTGGTACGCCGTCGTCGTCACCTTCGCCGCCGCTGCCGGCGGGGTCGGCGCGGCTCCTGCGCCCTCGGTCGTCACGGCCGGCATCACGCCGGCCACGAGCCCGATCAGGCAGAGAGCCACCATGCGGCGGAGGGAGCGGGTCATCGTCGTCCTTGGGTTCGGCGTGTGGGAGCGCCACCATCATCGGTCAGAGTCGGCGCCACCGCACAAAAACCGACGAGGTCGATCGGCGGCGCACCGCCCGATACGCTGCGAGCCCCCGTCGCCCACCAGAACAGGCCGATGCCCGATCGTCCACGACGCCGTCGACTGACCGACCTGATCGGGCAGCGCGGCGACCCGACTCCGCAGCCGGCGGCCGAGCCTGCTCCCGACCCGTCTGCGCCCGGTCGTCACGAGGTGGCCCCGGTCCTCACGGTCGTCGTGCCCGTCTACAACGTCGTGGAGTACCTCCCCGAGTGCCTCGACAGCCTGCTCGGGCAGACCCTCAGGCGCCTGGAGGTCATCGCCGTCGACGACGGCTCGACCGACGGGTGCCTCGACGTCCTGCGCCGGTACGCCGAGAACGACGCGCGGCTGCGCGTCCTGACGCAGGAGAACTCCGGCCAGGGCGCGGCCCGCAACCTCGGCGTGGCCGAGGCGCGAGGCGAGTTCCTCACCTTCTGCGACGCCGACGACGTGGTCCCGCCTCGGGCCTACAAGGCGATGGTCCGCACCCTGCAGCGCACCGGCTCCGACTTCGTGGTCGGCGCCGCCCAGCGCACCCGGCACGGCCTGGCCCGCCAGGTGGCCTGGGGTCGCGCCGTCCACGAGTTCGACCGGCTCGCCACGACCATCGACGACTTCCCGGCGGCGATGCAGGACATCATCGCGTGCAACCGGGTCTTCCGCACCGCCTTCTGGCGCGACCGGATCGGCGGGTTCGGCGCCCGGACGGCGTACGAGGACCACGTCCCGATGCTGGCCGCCTACGTGCGCGCCGAGCGGTTCGACGTCCTCGCGCGGGTGACCTACCTGTGGCGGATGCGCGAGGACCGGACCAGCACCGGCCAGCAGAAGGCGGTGCTGCAGAACCTCCTGGACCGGATCACGGTCAAGGAGGAGGCGTTCGCGCTGCTGCAGGCCGAGGCCAGCGAGGCGACGTACGACGCATGGGTGGGTCGCTGCCTCGACATCGACTTCCCGCCGTTCCTGGCGCACGCCCTGATCGGGTCCGACGACTACCGTGCCGCCCTCGCGGCGACGTACCGCACCTTCCTGGACCGGGCGACCGACCGGGCGCTGCGCATGGTGCGGCACGACCGCGCGGTGCGCGCGTGGCTGTGCGCCGAAGGCCTCTGGGACGAGCTGGCGGTGGCCGACGAGCACTTCCGGGGTGCGGCCCTGCCCGCGGTCCGGGTCGAGGGCGACCGGCTGTACGCCGTACCCGACCTGCCGGACGCGGTGAACGCGCTGGTGCCCGGCGAGCTGTGGGCGCTGGCCGACTCCGAGACCGCGCCGCGCACCGGGCTGCGGTCCGTGGCCGTCGACGGGACGACGATCCGGCTGTCGGGTCGGGCGCTGGTCCCGGGTCTCGGCACCTCGGAACGGCCGCTCGACCTCGAGGCCTGGCTGGTCGAGGCGTCGACGGGCGCGGTCGCGGCCCTCCCGGTCGAGACGTACGCCGACCCCGAGGTCGACCAGTGGGCCGACGACGGCAACGTCAGCTACCTCCACTCGGCGTTCGACGCCACCGTCGACGTCGCCGCGCTCCCTCCCGTGGAGGAGCCGGCCACGTGGACGCTGCGGCTACGGCTGCGCGCGGGCCTGGTCGTCCGGGAGTCGGGGGTCTACGAGGCCGTCGACGGATCGGCCGCCCAGCAGCTCCGACCCGAGACGGTCGAGCTCGGCGGGTCGGCGGTGCTGGTCGAGCCGGGGTGGGACCAGGCGAGCGGGTTCCGGCTGCAGTGCGGCCCCGCCCCCGCGCCGGAGCCCGACAGCGAGCCGGTGCGCGGCCTCCAGGTGCTCCGCCTCGAGCTCGAGCCGGGCGCGCTCGTCGTCGACGCCACGGCGACGGACCTCTCCGTGGACGAGCTCGCGGCCGCCGT is part of the Nocardioides conyzicola genome and encodes:
- a CDS encoding endonuclease/exonuclease/phosphatase family protein, whose translation is MTRSLRRMVALCLIGLVAGVMPAVTTEGAGAAPTPPAAAAKVTTTAYQGFVEPTGYLEVGLRNTAAGTIKVTWKTTTKTKRIVRWEVRTSTGRTMEQHTRLYKLKNKRRSIVVPHASLVTPASGAFTFVQVKMVRKKKYGPVGKAPTKWIKAPVTVTPTATGTAVLGTFNVRSWNVEKSKSEPYSWANRQDYVYPTINDSGAGVVSIQEASGSDDVGYSNENERQYNRIENRLAALYPAADWQLANSLPFKTATQPGNGRQGTRILYKNSEYELLDQGFFHVEGVAASDTCWTSWARFRQRSTNITFTFISAHLSTGNDPKGTTGKYTKARLKQANAILDKVADFQAARPSEQVFLAGDLNSTIYTPPDNAVHRLLIQSGWYDSLATNDVMNGQYPSTNDFDFPVVAEPLRRDYIMSKGPLKGSYWYKNLAYTKAVNVASDHFMQIAEMPIGEPLP
- a CDS encoding bifunctional glycosyltransferase/CDP-glycerol:glycerophosphate glycerophosphotransferase; amino-acid sequence: MPDRPRRRRLTDLIGQRGDPTPQPAAEPAPDPSAPGRHEVAPVLTVVVPVYNVVEYLPECLDSLLGQTLRRLEVIAVDDGSTDGCLDVLRRYAENDARLRVLTQENSGQGAARNLGVAEARGEFLTFCDADDVVPPRAYKAMVRTLQRTGSDFVVGAAQRTRHGLARQVAWGRAVHEFDRLATTIDDFPAAMQDIIACNRVFRTAFWRDRIGGFGARTAYEDHVPMLAAYVRAERFDVLARVTYLWRMREDRTSTGQQKAVLQNLLDRITVKEEAFALLQAEASEATYDAWVGRCLDIDFPPFLAHALIGSDDYRAALAATYRTFLDRATDRALRMVRHDRAVRAWLCAEGLWDELAVADEHFRGAALPAVRVEGDRLYAVPDLPDAVNALVPGELWALADSETAPRTGLRSVAVDGTTIRLSGRALVPGLGTSERPLDLEAWLVEASTGAVAALPVETYADPEVDQWADDGNVSYLHSAFDATVDVAALPPVEEPATWTLRLRLRAGLVVRESGVYEAVDGSAAQQLRPETVELGGSAVLVEPGWDQASGFRLQCGPAPAPEPDSEPVRGLQVLRLELEPGALVVDATATDLSVDELAAAVWRGQHVDLPASAVETGAGSVRLRFATTTTPPHGLALLAPSGRYTLVVPTDDGAEVEATAAAPLARTLPRSSVDEELRLTRRLRPNGTLDDDQRRPDVQLRSRRAHQLRTTEPDPTPGVLLRAGRGAVDDSPAALDAALARLRPDVGRTWAVRDRSVTVPEGARGVLVDGRGWYDALAASPMLWVSGELPDYFVRSPQQRTLQTFAGFPTAPIGVSAWQARGQNARAVGLEVARRRQQWGCLLAPTDAVAELYRTEFEFEGPVLVTGYPRCDDLVTRDRDRVRDAVLARMGLPADRTVVLYAPVHRDRAARALLRSAPDPDLDVRRLAAALGPDHVVLTLGVRAPDRPDPGAAPVVDVTSWPAVNDVLHTADVAVLDYSERRFDWALTRRPAIFHVPDHDAYLEAYPGPIDFDSTAAGPQVADLEGVLGELGDLAGLRERYAGAVDTLNSTYNALHDGHAAERVVRALLG